In Erythrolamprus reginae isolate rEryReg1 chromosome 10, rEryReg1.hap1, whole genome shotgun sequence, one DNA window encodes the following:
- the GPN3 gene encoding GPN-loop GTPase 3 — MPRYAQLVMGPAGSGKSTYCSIMVQHCESLNRSVQVVNLDPAAEHFDYDVMADIRELIEVDDVMEDDSLRFGPNGGLVFCMEYFANNFDWLEESLGHVEDDYILFDCPGQIELYTHLPVMKQFAEKLQQWEFHVCGVFLVDSQFMVESFKFISGAMAALSAMVSLEIPQINVMSKMDLLSKKAKSEIEKYLDPDLYSALDDSTDLFQSRQFKKLTKAICGLIDDYSMVRFLPLDRSDEESINIVLQHIDFAIQYGEDLEFKEPKENVEEESSAFDEFFQDGVDE, encoded by the exons ATGCCTCGCTATGCCCAGCTGGTGATGGGGCCCGCGGGGAGCGGGAAG aGTACCTACTGCTCCATCATGGTCCAGCACTGCGAAAGCCTCAACCGGTCGGTGCAAGTGGTGAACTTGGATCCAGCAGCAGAACACTTCGACTACGATGTCATGGcag ATATCCGAGAGTTGATTGAGGTGGATGATGTCATGGAAGACGATTCTCTCCGGTTTGGTCCCAACGGCGGCTTGGTTTTTTGCATGGAATATTTTGCAAACAATTTTGATTGGCTGGAAGAATCCCTTGGTCACGTGGAAGACGATTACATCCTCTTTGACTGCCCAG gtCAGATTGAACTCTATACTCACTTGCCCGTCATGAAACAATTCGCAGAGAAACTGCAGCAATGGGAATTCCATGTCTGCGGTGTTTTCCTTGTTGATTCTCAATTCATGGTGGAATCCTTTAAG TTTATTTCCGGTGCAATGGCAGCTCTTAGCGCTATGGTTTCTTTGGAGATCCCCCAAATCAATGTCATGTCTAAGATGGATTTGCTGAGCAAGAAAGCAAAAAGCGAGATCGAAAA GTATCTGGATCCTGATTTGTATTCTGCATTGGATGATTCCACAGATCTGTTCCAAAGCCGGCAGTTTAAGAAGTTAACCAAAGCTATCTGTGGTTTG ATCGACGACTACAGCATGGTCCGCTTCCTGCCCCTCGATCGGTCCGACGAGGAGAGCATCAACATCGTCCTGCAGCACATTGATTTTGCCATTCAGTACGGGGAAGACCTGGAATTTAAAGAGCCAAAG GAAAATGTGGAAGAGGAATCTTCGGCTTTTGATGAATTCTTTCAGGATGGAGTGGACGAGTGA